In Nocardioides conyzicola, one genomic interval encodes:
- a CDS encoding dihydrolipoamide acetyltransferase family protein, with protein MSEFKLPDVGEGLTEAEIVGWKVKVGDVVAINDIIVEIETAKSIVELPSPYAGTVTALMVSEGEMVPVGTPIIAIGDPAAAEPEIDLSNPAASGGGEGESLVGRNKADRGPVRRARKVASGAMAAHMQAQAAFESGAAPMVEAEDEPEPAVPSTPAPAAPVAVRTLAKPPVRKLAKDLGVDLSTLTPTGRDGTVSRDDVHAAAGSTVVEEVAQQPSRTPVVAGERETREPIKGVRKMMGQAMVSSAFTIPHVTEWVTVDVTRTMELVDRLRTRREWRDVKVSPLLVLARAVMLAMRRTPEINSVWDEPAGEVVFKSYVNLGIAAATPRGLVVPNVKDAQDLSLMELASAFNALVATARDGKTQPAEMSGGTFTITNVGPFGVDGGTPIINPGESAILCFGAIKKAPWVVEDEIVVRQVCTLSLSFDHRHIDGEKGSRFLADVAGILEDPASALLF; from the coding sequence ATGAGTGAGTTCAAGCTGCCCGACGTGGGCGAGGGCCTGACCGAGGCCGAGATCGTGGGCTGGAAGGTCAAGGTCGGCGACGTCGTCGCGATCAACGACATCATCGTCGAGATCGAGACCGCGAAGTCGATCGTCGAGCTGCCGTCGCCGTACGCCGGCACGGTGACCGCGCTGATGGTGTCCGAGGGAGAGATGGTCCCGGTCGGCACGCCGATCATCGCCATCGGCGACCCCGCGGCCGCGGAGCCCGAGATCGACCTGTCCAACCCGGCCGCCTCGGGCGGCGGCGAGGGCGAGTCGCTGGTCGGCCGCAACAAGGCCGACCGGGGCCCGGTCCGGCGCGCGCGCAAGGTCGCGTCGGGCGCGATGGCCGCCCACATGCAGGCGCAGGCCGCGTTCGAGTCCGGTGCGGCCCCGATGGTCGAGGCGGAGGACGAGCCCGAGCCCGCCGTACCGTCGACTCCTGCTCCTGCCGCGCCGGTCGCCGTACGCACGCTGGCGAAGCCGCCCGTGCGCAAGCTGGCCAAGGACCTCGGGGTCGACCTCTCGACGCTGACGCCGACGGGGCGCGACGGGACCGTCTCGCGAGACGACGTCCACGCTGCCGCGGGGTCGACGGTGGTCGAGGAGGTGGCGCAGCAGCCGTCTCGGACCCCCGTCGTTGCCGGGGAGCGGGAGACCCGGGAGCCGATCAAGGGCGTCCGCAAGATGATGGGCCAGGCGATGGTGAGCTCCGCGTTCACGATCCCGCACGTCACCGAGTGGGTGACCGTCGACGTGACCCGCACGATGGAGCTCGTCGACCGGCTGCGGACCCGGCGCGAGTGGCGCGACGTGAAGGTGTCGCCCCTGCTGGTGCTCGCGCGCGCCGTGATGCTCGCGATGCGGCGTACGCCGGAGATCAACTCGGTGTGGGACGAGCCGGCCGGCGAGGTCGTCTTCAAGAGCTACGTCAACCTCGGCATCGCCGCGGCGACCCCGCGCGGGCTGGTGGTGCCCAACGTCAAGGACGCCCAGGACCTGTCGCTGATGGAGCTCGCCTCGGCGTTCAACGCCCTGGTCGCGACGGCCCGCGACGGCAAGACGCAGCCCGCCGAGATGAGCGGGGGGACGTTCACGATCACCAACGTCGGCCCGTTCGGCGTCGACGGCGGCACCCCGATCATCAACCCGGGGGAGTCCGCGATCCTGTGCTTCGGTGCCATCAAGAAGGCGCCGTGGGTGGTCGAGGACGAGATCGTCGTGCGTCAGGTGTGCACGCTCTCGCTGTCCTTCGACCACCGCCACATCGACGGCGAGAAGGGCTCGCGGTTCCTCGCCGACGTGGCCGGCATCCTGGAGGACCCGGCCTCGGCGCTGCTCTTCTGA
- a CDS encoding patatin-like phospholipase family protein, with amino-acid sequence MRVALVLGSGGARGYAHIGAIAEIESRGHEVIAVAGSSMGALVGGLYAAGALDQYTEWVRNLKQREILRLLDPKWSAGGAIAANRIFAEVEDLIGQQLIEDLPMAFTAVATDLRARREVWFQRGPLLSAVRASIAIPGVITPVVMNGRLLADGGLMNPVPIEPTAASAADLTIAISLQGDRSAKDPSSPAREPATPTWREELVDRVRRTVGREREDVEPEPVEPDPLRISDVVGLSMDAMQGLIARYRMAGLPPDVLVTVPVSAARSLDFHRVTEMIELGQRLTAEALDASGH; translated from the coding sequence GTGCGCGTCGCCCTCGTCCTCGGCTCCGGCGGTGCGCGCGGCTACGCCCACATCGGCGCGATCGCCGAGATCGAGTCCCGCGGGCACGAGGTCATCGCCGTCGCCGGCTCGTCGATGGGCGCCCTGGTCGGGGGCCTGTACGCCGCCGGCGCGCTCGACCAGTACACCGAGTGGGTCCGCAACCTGAAGCAGCGCGAGATCCTCCGGCTCCTCGACCCGAAGTGGTCGGCGGGCGGCGCGATCGCCGCCAACCGGATCTTCGCCGAGGTCGAGGACCTGATCGGCCAGCAGCTGATCGAGGACCTGCCGATGGCGTTCACCGCGGTCGCCACCGACCTGCGCGCCCGTCGCGAGGTCTGGTTCCAGCGCGGCCCGCTGCTGTCCGCGGTCCGCGCCTCGATCGCGATCCCGGGCGTCATCACGCCGGTGGTCATGAACGGCCGCCTGCTGGCGGACGGGGGCCTGATGAACCCCGTCCCCATCGAGCCCACGGCCGCGTCCGCTGCGGACCTCACCATCGCGATCTCACTGCAGGGCGACCGCAGCGCCAAGGACCCCAGCAGCCCGGCCCGCGAGCCGGCCACACCGACCTGGCGCGAGGAGCTCGTGGACCGGGTGCGCCGTACGGTCGGCCGCGAGCGCGAGGACGTCGAGCCCGAGCCGGTCGAGCCCGACCCGCTGCGGATCTCCGACGTCGTCGGTCTCTCGATGGACGCGATGCAGGGGTTGATCGCCCGCTACCGGATGGCCGGCCTGCCGCCGGACGTGCTCGTCACGGTCCCGGTCTCCGCCGCGCGCTCGCTCGACTTCCACCGGGTCACCGAGATGATCGAGCTCGGCCAGCGCCTCACCGCCGAGGCACTGGACGCCTCCGGCCACTGA
- a CDS encoding SDR family oxidoreductase: protein MRTYAVSGAASGIGAATTAMLRDQGHRVIGIDRPGTSVEVTADLATPEGRAAAVAGVRKRTDVLHGLVPAAGITGRTGVDSALLVSINFFGAIALVTGLHDELTRGAAEGGAGVVLLASNSITGMPGWNAAVAQACLRGDEALARAEAAKVESVMVYPASKAGLAWWARREGVKPEWAGAGIRLNSVAPGATETPMVAEMRADPVFGPHIDAYPNAIGRTGRAEEVAATICFLLSDGAANIVGSVIYVDGGTDAILHPIAPQGWEVSGIEP, encoded by the coding sequence ATGAGGACGTACGCCGTGAGCGGGGCCGCATCGGGGATCGGGGCGGCCACGACCGCGATGCTCCGGGACCAGGGCCACCGGGTGATCGGCATCGACCGGCCCGGCACCAGCGTCGAGGTGACCGCCGACCTGGCGACGCCCGAGGGTCGTGCGGCGGCGGTGGCCGGCGTACGGAAGCGCACCGACGTCCTGCACGGGCTGGTGCCGGCGGCCGGGATCACCGGGCGCACGGGCGTCGACTCGGCGCTGCTGGTGTCGATCAACTTCTTCGGGGCGATCGCCCTGGTCACCGGGCTCCACGACGAGCTCACGCGCGGTGCGGCCGAGGGCGGCGCGGGCGTCGTGCTGCTCGCCTCCAACTCCATCACCGGCATGCCCGGCTGGAACGCCGCCGTCGCCCAGGCCTGCCTGCGCGGCGACGAGGCGCTGGCGCGCGCGGAGGCCGCGAAGGTGGAGTCGGTCATGGTCTACCCGGCGAGCAAGGCCGGGCTCGCGTGGTGGGCGCGGCGCGAGGGCGTGAAGCCCGAGTGGGCAGGCGCCGGCATCCGGCTCAACTCGGTCGCCCCCGGGGCGACCGAGACCCCGATGGTCGCCGAGATGCGCGCCGACCCGGTCTTCGGTCCGCACATCGACGCCTACCCCAACGCGATCGGCCGGACCGGCAGGGCTGAGGAGGTCGCCGCGACGATCTGCTTCCTGCTGTCCGACGGAGCCGCCAACATCGTCGGCTCGGTGATCTACGTCGACGGCGGCACCGACGCGATCCTGCACCCGATCGCCCCGCAGGGCTGGGAGGTCTCCGGCATCGAGCCGTAG
- a CDS encoding carboxyl transferase domain-containing protein, whose product MNAPTPARLSAAELIDLVLDEGSWSSWDVPPSYGEISEAYVAELAAAREKSGVDESVLTGEGLMHGRRVAVVMGEFRFLAGSIGRASADRLVAAIERATREGLPLLAGPISGGTRMQEGTPAFVQMVRITQAVAAHKAAALPYLVYLRHPTTGGVMASWGSLGHMTVGETGALIGFLGPRVYEALYGKPFPEGVQTAENLYAHGILDAVLPPEEVAGILDRALSILLAPRHGISPVPDPVPLTPLPDVETWDAVTRSRRPDRPGVRRLLKYAASDVIPLNGTGQGERDPGLLLALVSFGQAPCVFLGQDRRGQTAEHPMGPEALREAQRGMKLAADLGLPLVTVIDTRGAALSAEAENGGMAGEIARCLNELVTLAAPTLCLMLGEGNGGGALAFLPADRVIAAQHAWLSPLPPEGASAIVHRDLDHAPEMARSQKVRALDLRDRGIVDRIVAELPDAADEPEAFCQRVGAVLEHELAALLESGPGSPADRARRYA is encoded by the coding sequence ATGAACGCCCCGACGCCCGCACGGCTCTCGGCCGCCGAGCTCATCGACCTGGTCCTCGACGAGGGCTCCTGGAGCTCGTGGGACGTGCCGCCGTCGTACGGCGAGATCTCGGAGGCGTACGTCGCCGAGCTCGCCGCCGCGCGGGAGAAGAGCGGCGTCGACGAGTCGGTGCTGACCGGCGAGGGGCTCATGCACGGTCGGCGGGTGGCGGTCGTGATGGGTGAGTTCCGGTTCCTCGCGGGGTCGATCGGCCGAGCCTCCGCGGACCGCCTGGTCGCGGCGATCGAGCGCGCCACCCGCGAAGGGCTGCCGCTGCTCGCCGGCCCGATCAGCGGCGGCACCCGCATGCAGGAGGGGACGCCGGCGTTCGTGCAGATGGTCCGAATCACCCAGGCGGTGGCGGCGCACAAGGCCGCGGCGCTGCCGTACCTCGTCTACCTCCGCCACCCCACGACCGGCGGCGTGATGGCGTCGTGGGGGTCGCTCGGCCACATGACGGTCGGCGAGACCGGCGCCCTGATCGGGTTCCTCGGGCCGCGCGTCTACGAGGCGCTCTACGGCAAGCCCTTCCCGGAGGGCGTCCAGACGGCGGAGAACCTGTACGCGCACGGGATCCTCGACGCGGTCCTGCCGCCGGAGGAGGTCGCCGGGATCCTCGACCGGGCGCTGTCGATCCTGCTCGCCCCGCGGCACGGCATCAGCCCCGTGCCCGACCCGGTGCCGCTCACCCCGCTCCCCGACGTCGAGACGTGGGACGCGGTCACGCGGTCGCGGCGGCCCGACCGGCCCGGCGTACGACGGCTGCTGAAGTACGCCGCCAGCGACGTGATCCCGCTCAACGGCACGGGCCAGGGCGAGCGGGACCCCGGGCTGCTGCTCGCGCTCGTCAGCTTCGGCCAGGCGCCGTGCGTGTTCCTCGGCCAGGACCGTCGCGGCCAGACCGCGGAGCACCCGATGGGTCCCGAGGCACTGCGCGAGGCCCAGCGCGGCATGAAGCTGGCCGCCGACCTCGGGCTGCCGCTCGTGACCGTGATCGACACCCGCGGGGCCGCACTGTCGGCCGAGGCCGAGAACGGCGGCATGGCCGGCGAGATCGCCCGCTGCCTCAACGAGCTGGTGACGCTCGCCGCGCCGACCCTGTGCCTGATGCTCGGCGAGGGCAACGGCGGCGGGGCCCTGGCGTTCCTGCCCGCCGACCGGGTGATCGCCGCGCAGCACGCCTGGCTGTCGCCGCTGCCGCCCGAGGGCGCGAGCGCGATCGTGCACCGCGACCTCGACCACGCACCCGAGATGGCCCGCTCCCAGAAGGTCCGTGCCCTCGACCTCCGCGACCGCGGCATCGTCGACCGGATCGTCGCCGAGCTGCCCGACGCCGCCGACGAGCCCGAGGCGTTCTGCCAGCGGGTGGGCGCCGTGCTCGAGCACGAGCTCGCGGCGCTGCTCGAGTCCGGTCCCGGCTCCCCCGCCGACCGGGCCCGCCGCTACGCATGA